ATAGCACTTTGTAATTTTGTAAAAAGCATAGCCTCTTCGCCAAGTACAGGCTTGGCTGCTGCGTAAATGAGTATGATGCCAAAGAGGATCAGTGAAATAGCGATCGTACCGACGATCATGTAGTTCCAAGCCTCTTTCGAGGCAAATTGTGTCTGATTTGTTTTAATCATATAGACGCTACTGAGTGTGGCAAGCTCCAAACCCACCCAAAAAAGTCCCATGCTGTTTGCAGTAATACTTAGGATTACACCGATCCAAAAAGTGGCGAAAAACCTATAGAAACGTTTATACTCTTGAGCATCGATAGCCACATGCTTTTGAAGACTCTCAAGTGCCAGTGTTACACCAATTCCCACAATGGAGCTCAAAATCAAGATATATTTCGCAAGGGCATCAATATGGATGAGTCCATTCCAATAGAACGTTTGTGGTTGAAAAAGCAGTATGAATGTAGGGATCAGGATCAATGCACTGACAAGTGGAAGAACTTTTTTCGTTTTTTTCGTATCGAAAAAACTAAAAAGTATCATCAGTACTGGTGGTAAAAATAGCAGTTCAAACATGTCGTACCTCTTTGGTAAGCAGTAGGTTGATAATGACAACAGCCATCAAAAGATCAAAAAAGATACCAAGTTCAATCAACATAGGCATCCCCTGTGTTGCACTCATGGCCAAAAGAAAAAGAGCATTTTCAAGGATTAAAAATCCGATTATTTTTGGGAAAATCGCTTTATGCTCTATCATCAATAACAGTGCCAAAAAGAGTGAAGCAATGGAAAGAGAGATGTAGTTTTTGTTGAATGAGTGCAATACGGGATCGACAAGGTAGAAAGTAAAAACCAGTATAGCCGGAATGAGCAAAATGGAGTATTGGATCTTGATGGATGGCTGGATGTCCCTTTGGGTATCAAATTTTTTGGAAAAATATTTCAAAATGTAGGGGATGAAAAATCCTTTTAATGCAATAGTTATCGAACCAGAGACAATCATAGCGGTATCTGCAATGTTTGAGCCTATAATGATAGCGGCAGCGCCTAAGAAAATAGAGTTGAGTGCATACCATACAAAAAGTCTATAGAGTCTCGTGGTCAAAATAGCGGTGATGAGTGTCGAGAGAAAGAGTCCTATGAAAAAATTGCCCATTCTAAGCTCCTAAAATGTAATAACTAATCAGTGATAAAAATGCAAAAATAATGGCGATACCTAAAAGATTTGGTACTTTAAAAAGTCTTAGTTTGGCAGTATTGACTTCAATGAACGCAACGGCAACACTCACGAATGCGATTTTGATCAAAAAGAGTCCCAGTGCAAATAAAAAGGGCAGATTCGCACCGAAAGGGAGAAAAAAACTGACAAATAGTGTTGCAAATATCATAAACTTCAAACTTGATGCACTTTCGATGAGTGCCAGATAGAATCCCGAAATATCCAGGATCATCGCTTCATGGACCATGGTCAGTTCCAGATGGGTTTCAGGGTTGTCCACAGGAATGCGGCCATTTTCTGCCAACAACAGGATAAAAAATGCGATAGCTGCGAAGGTAAAGCTCGCTAGATGTTTGATGGGGAAGTGATTGTTGAGATTAAGGGCCGCTTTTGCCACACCCAGATCTTTTGCTATAAGCGATAGGCTGAAAATGACGAGTACCATGGCTGGTTCCACCAAAGCGGAAATAAACGCTTCCCTGCTACTTCCAATACCTCCGAAACTGCTGGCACTATCGAGACCTAAAAGCATGAGAAAAAAAGTGGAAAGGGTTATGAGCCCGGTGATAGTAAAAGCGTCTACGAATCCAACATAGTAAGAGTTTGAAGAAGGGACAGGAAGAAAAAAAAGAACAAGGACGAGCGGTGCTAATACCATATAAGGTGCAATAGATGTTATGGAACTTGCTTCTTTGCTAATAATCACCTCTTTTGCTATAAGTTTCGAAAAATCTTTATAGCCTTGCAAGAGGGATACCGGTTTTTTATAGAGTAGCCACATTTTTACTGCTTTCATAAAAGTTAAAAACAGAGGGGCTGTCACGATGAGTGTTGCTACAAAGATGAGATATTGGATCACTGCTTGTCTCCTAGAACCAAAATTTTAATACTGACAAGTAAAATGAAGAGTTCTACAAGAAACGTTGACCAGTTAAATTGATGGGCAACTATTCGATATCCAAAAAGGACAGAGAGCACGAGGTTGAATATGATGGCGCCATAACGAACCTGTTCAAAATGTGCCAATCGATAGAGGTAGTAGCTTATGATATTGAGCACCTTTTTTGTTCCGTCATAAAGCGTAGTTTCAAAGAGCGGTTTGATATGAACATCATAGAGTGCCGTCGTGAATTTCGTAGTGTGGCCTGCGATGGTTGTTTTGTGAAAATGGACTTGTGGTTTGTAGAGCCATGCAAAGAATCGGCGAATGGGACCTGCAAAACCCGTAGCTGAATATTGGGTTTTTGCATTGGTATTGTATCCGCATGACCAGGTATGAGAGATTCGTTTTTTTATGCCAACTTTTTTTACACCGATAACGAATAGCACTGTTATGAGAAGAAGTGCCACAAGTAAAATGTGAGGTGATACGACCCCTCCGTTATCGGCAATGGAGTGTATGTTCCAAAAATTGGGAACTATTCTTTGTGCTACATTACTCCACCCAAACGCAGTGATGGCATCGTTGAAAAGATGAATATAAAAAGGCGCGAAAAGCATTAAAGATATTGTAACGAGGCCCATAAGGATCATGCCCAAACGCATAAGAGTATTGACTTCTTTGGCATGTTTTGCATTTGTGCTTCTATGAAGACCCAAAAAGGTGATACCGAAAGCTTTGACGAAGCAGGCTATGGCAAGTCCACCTGTAAGGGCCAAAGCAAAAATGGCAAAAGGAATAGAAATTTTAAGCGAAATATCGTGGATTGAACTCGAACCAAGAAGAGATTGAAAAATCATCCATTCACTCAAAAATCCATTTGTCGGGGGAAGAGCCGAGATAGATATGGCTGCAAGCAAAAAACTAAAAGCTGTAATGGGCATCTTTTTGATAAGGCCTCCATATTTTTCGATATTTTTCGTACCTGTTTGATGCAAAACGGATCCAGCCGACATAAATAGAAGCGATTTAAAGCTCATGTGATTGAAAATATGATAAATAGCTGCGATAAAAGCAAATGCTGAGAGTAGTTTTAATTGCAACGTATCGAAGATCATTCCCATACCGATGCCGATGAGAATGATCCCTATGTTTTCAATAGAGTGATTGGCTAATAACGCTTTTATATCGTGTTCAGCCAGTGCGTAGAGTACCCCAATTACACTAGAGAGGGCGCCTAATATTAGGATAGTGACTCCCCATTCCAAACTCCAAGGATAGAGAATTTCCAGTATCATGCGTAAAAATCCGTATAAAGCGATTTTGAGCATTACGCCACTCATCATCGCACTCACGGCACTCGGGGCTGCAGGATGGGCATAGGGAAGCCATACATGCAAGGGCACAACTCCAGCTTTACTCAAAAACCCAAAGATAAGCATGAAAAACAGAAGTGTAGGGTAAGCAAACTGTTTTGCTATAGGCTGTAATTGATCAAAAGATAGTGAAACATCACCGTTACTCACAATGAGAAAGAATAGAAGTATAAAAACAAATCCAAAATGTGTCATAAAAAAGTAAAATCTTGCTGCAGTTGTTGTTTTTTCATCTTTTGCATCTGTTAAGATAAGTTGCCAGCTTGTAAGACTCATTATTTCCCAAAAAAAGAGAAAAAGCAAAGGGGTATTGGCGATAACGACACCCACCATGGAGAGTATGAATGCGAAATAGTGCAAGAGGTAGTGTCTTTTTTGTTCAATGTGGCTAAGATATCCAAAAGAGTAGAAAATATTTGGAACTATTCCTAAAAAAAGAAAAAGTAGAAAAAGAATGGAAAGTGTATCGAAACTAAACATATATATGCTCCACGAAGGTTTTACTATTTCAAATTCTTATTATAGTGAGAGAAAAACGGCTTAAAATAAGTAAAATTTATCGATTTCGAATTATATATTTATGTAGCTTATTAAAAAATAAAAAATATATACGACTGAATATATTAATAAATAATGGAGTATCGGACATATATTCGAATGAGTGTTGTCTCTTTAGGAAGGGGGTAGTCTTTATACGCCGTTTTTATCGTTTCCAGTGTATTTTTATCTAAAACCTCATATCCGCTGGAAGAGAGGATTTTCAATCCGGTAATGTCTCCATTGGGATGAAGATAAAATTCAACCAAATTGACCCCCTCCTGTCTTGTTTTGACAGCGATATAAGGATATC
The Nitratiruptor sp. SB155-2 genome window above contains:
- a CDS encoding hydrogenase, which gives rise to MGNFFIGLFLSTLITAILTTRLYRLFVWYALNSIFLGAAAIIIGSNIADTAMIVSGSITIALKGFFIPYILKYFSKKFDTQRDIQPSIKIQYSILLIPAILVFTFYLVDPVLHSFNKNYISLSIASLFLALLLMIEHKAIFPKIIGFLILENALFLLAMSATQGMPMLIELGIFFDLLMAVVIINLLLTKEVRHV
- a CDS encoding respiratory chain complex I subunit 1 family protein, which produces MIQYLIFVATLIVTAPLFLTFMKAVKMWLLYKKPVSLLQGYKDFSKLIAKEVIISKEASSITSIAPYMVLAPLVLVLFFLPVPSSNSYYVGFVDAFTITGLITLSTFFLMLLGLDSASSFGGIGSSREAFISALVEPAMVLVIFSLSLIAKDLGVAKAALNLNNHFPIKHLASFTFAAIAFFILLLAENGRIPVDNPETHLELTMVHEAMILDISGFYLALIESASSLKFMIFATLFVSFFLPFGANLPFLFALGLFLIKIAFVSVAVAFIEVNTAKLRLFKVPNLLGIAIIFAFLSLISYYILGA
- a CDS encoding proton-conducting transporter membrane subunit; translation: MFSFDTLSILFLLFLFLGIVPNIFYSFGYLSHIEQKRHYLLHYFAFILSMVGVVIANTPLLFLFFWEIMSLTSWQLILTDAKDEKTTTAARFYFFMTHFGFVFILLFFLIVSNGDVSLSFDQLQPIAKQFAYPTLLFFMLIFGFLSKAGVVPLHVWLPYAHPAAPSAVSAMMSGVMLKIALYGFLRMILEILYPWSLEWGVTILILGALSSVIGVLYALAEHDIKALLANHSIENIGIILIGIGMGMIFDTLQLKLLSAFAFIAAIYHIFNHMSFKSLLFMSAGSVLHQTGTKNIEKYGGLIKKMPITAFSFLLAAISISALPPTNGFLSEWMIFQSLLGSSSIHDISLKISIPFAIFALALTGGLAIACFVKAFGITFLGLHRSTNAKHAKEVNTLMRLGMILMGLVTISLMLFAPFYIHLFNDAITAFGWSNVAQRIVPNFWNIHSIADNGGVVSPHILLVALLLITVLFVIGVKKVGIKKRISHTWSCGYNTNAKTQYSATGFAGPIRRFFAWLYKPQVHFHKTTIAGHTTKFTTALYDVHIKPLFETTLYDGTKKVLNIISYYLYRLAHFEQVRYGAIIFNLVLSVLFGYRIVAHQFNWSTFLVELFILLVSIKILVLGDKQ